AGCAACGAGGCGCCCACCAGTATCAGCGTCAGCAACCAGGGCCACGTCGTGGGGCTCGATCCCGCGCTGGTCTTCAACGGGAATGAGGCGCTCGTCGCCTACCGGGATGTGCACAACGGGCAATTCCCGCAGCAGGACTGGAACGCCAGCGACGCGGAGCTGGCCATCGGAGGCCCCACGTCTTGGCAGCACCAGATGGTGGCCGCGGGCGGCGACGGCGCGGATGAGAAGCCCGCGTACGGCGGGCACCTGGACATGGTGCTGGCGGGTGGTCAGCCGGCGCTGGTGTTCGATCAGGCCCTCAATGCCGCGGACGCACCCGGCCAGAACGTGTACTTCCAGCGCCGGGGGACGGACGGAAGGACCTGGACGCCGCCGAGGAAGATCCAGACGGTGGGCAACACGATGCTGGGCGCGTCGCTGGCGTATGACTCCGCGGTGGGGTTCGGCATCGCGGTGGTGGACCGCTCGGACAACAAGCTCACGTACATCTCGTGCGATGGCAAGACGGGCACGCAGTGCGCGTCGGCCGGGGACTGGACGCTGCCGGACCCCGTCTACCAGACGGGCTCGGGCGGCTGGTACCCGTCGCTCGCGTTCGACCCGAAGACGCACGACCCGTCCATCGCGTTCCACATCTGCTCGCTGGAGCCCGGGCGCAATGAGGGCGGCTGCTCGCCGTCTGACGACGCGCTCGTCATCGCCACGCGTGTGGAGGACCAGTGGCGTGAGGTGACGGTGGACACGGCGGGCGGCTGGTCGCCCAAGCTGGCGTTCCTGTCCACGGGCCAGCGCGTGGTGCTCTATCGCGTGCCCACGACAAGCGTCCTGACGCTGGCGGTGGAGCGGTGAGCCTCGCGGGACGTGCCGTGGCGGCGCTGGGGCTCGCGGCCGTGCTGAGCGGCGCGGGCGCCATCGCGTGCCGCGGAGACAACGAGCTGTCCGGCAGCGTGTCGGAGCTGTTCCCCGTCACCGACGTGTCGCGGGTGGAGATCCGCCGCAACCCGGAGGCGCTCCAGGTGAGCTACTTCCGCAACAACGGCCTGGACGTGGACCTGGTCGCGCGGCTCACGGTGGACACGGAAGGCGTGGACCTGAAGCCGGGCACGAAGGTGCAGCTCGGCGGCACCACGCCCTCCGGCCGCGACCGCGCTTCGGTGGTGCACGTGGCCGCCGGTGAGCCCGCGCGCGTCTTCACCCAGGTGGAGCGCGGCGACCTGGTGCTGGACGAAGGCGGCAACGTGGGAGAGGCCACGCGCGGGGACTTCTCCCTGTCGTTCAAGAAGGGCGACGGCTACGGCGCGGGGCGCAGCATGGAGGGGACGTTCAACTCCCTGGCGCTCGACGCGGGCTTCGGCCCGGACCTGGGCGACGTGGTGGTCGACGAGCCCGCGCCCTGAATCACTCCGGGGCTTCCGGTGATGCGAACCGGAAGCCCTGTGTTTCATCTCACGGCGTGCAGGTGTCGAGCGTGGCCATGCCCTGGGAGAGCTGTCCCTGGTGCGTGGCGAACTGCGCGAGCGCCGGAGCGCCGCCGTCCAGGAAGAGCTGGCGCGCGGCGTCCACGGCGTCCCGAGCGTGCACGGTCACGGTGGAGCCGGTGGCGTTCGTCACCTTCACCGCGCCGTCCGCCTGCCCCTGCGCGCGGATGAGCAGGGCGCCCGCTTCGTCGCGCGCGACCATGCCGTCCTCCAGCGGTTCGAAGTAGCGCACCACGGGCTCCTGGCCCTCGCGCTGCAACTCCAGGCGCATGACGCCGGACTCCACGTCGCGGGACATCTTCAGCGTGTCGGTGGGGCTGAGCTTCACGATGCGCGTGTTGGAGTCTTCGCCCTCCACGCTGCTCACCGGATTGCCGCCGGTCCAGAACTCGATGCTGTTGACGACGAGCGCGTCCACCAGCGTGCCGATTTCATAGACGGGCACCACGATGAACACGAGGAACACCAGCCACTGGACGAACTTGTTGCCAGAGATGCCCTTGTTGAACTGCCAGATCTTCGTCGTGAGCTTGAACGAGCCGAAGCAGCCCGTCGCATGCATCATCAAGACACCCGCGCACAGCACACCGAGCCATCGGGACGGACGAAACTTCATGAAGCCCTCCTGGGGGATGGGGGACCGCGTGAAAGCGGCCGCCACCATGCCACGAAGGCTCAGTCCGGCTCGCTCTGAACGAGCCCGTACTTGTGCAAGAGCGAATAGAGGTGCTTGCGGTCCAGCTCCGCCTCGCGGGCGGCGCGGGCGATGTTGCCCCGGGCGCGGCCCAGGAGGCGCGTGAGGTACTCGCGCTCGAAGGCGCGGACGAGCTCGTCCTTGCAGACCTTGAACGGCCCGGTGAACTCCACCGGCAGGAAGTCCCCGGCGGGGGCGGGCACGTCGCGGGTGAACTCGCGCAGGAGGTTCTCCCCGGCGAGGCCCGGGATGTCCACCATGTGCCGGGCGCGCTCCAGGGCGTTGCGCAATTCACGCACGTTGCCCGGCCAGGTGTGCCCCAGGAACTGTTCTTGAATCTTCTCCGGCAGCCGGGGCCACAGGCCCTCGCCCGCGAAGGCCTCCACGAGCAGCGGGATGTCCTCCTTGCGGTCGCGCAGGGGCGGCAGGCTGACGGTGAAGACAGACAGGCGGAAGTAGAGGTCCTCGCGGAAGCGGCCCGCCTGCGTCTCCGCCCACAAGTCCTTCTTGCTGGCCACGACGATGCGCGCGTCGAAGGAGATGGGCGACGAGGAGCCCAGGCGGCGGAACTCGCGGTCCTCGATGGCGCGCAGCAGCTTGGGCTGCAGGTCCAGGGCGAGGTCGTCGATTTCGTCCAGGAAGAGGGTGCCGCCGTGGGCGCGCTCCAGGCACCCGATGCGCTGGCCCACCGCGCCGGTGAAGGCGCCCTTCTCGTGGCCGAACAGCTCGGACTCGATGAGCGAGTCGGACACGCTGGCGCAGTCGAACACGACGAGCGGCCCGGCCGCGCGGGGGCTCAACTTGTGGATGGCCTTGGCGCCCGCGCCCTTTCCGGAGCCCGTCTCGCCCACCAGCAGCACGGTGGAGTCCGTGGGGGCGATGCGCTGGAGCAGCGCGAAGATCTGGCGCATGGGCAGGCTGCGGCCCACGAGGTCGCCCAGCCGGTCCTCGGCGGTGGGCTCCACCTGCACGGGCGCCATCTGCGGGCTGAAGCGCAGGCGCACGTCGCCCACTTCCAGCAGGGCGCCGGGGCGCAGGTAGGCCTCACGCACCTGGGCGCCGTCGAGGAAGGTGCCGTTGGTGGAGCCCAGGTCCTGCACGAGGAAGCGGTCGCCCTGGCGGCGCACCACCAGGTGGTTGCGGCTGACCGTGGGGTGGTCGATGACGACGTCGTTGTCGGTGGACTTGCCGACGCGCAGGTCCTCCGTGGCGAGCGGGTACACGGTGCCCGCGCGCTCGGTGTCCAGCAGCACCAGGTGGAAGCGCTGCGCGGACAGCCGCTCTGCCTGCGCCCGTTCGGCGACGACGGTGTGCGTGGGGATGGGGGCGGGAGGAACGGAAGGCATGAGCGGGCGGGATTCTAGACGGCTTCGGGGCCGCGCGGGCTGTCTGTCGGCGCTCGCCGTGCCCGGCTGGTGGGGAGCCGGGCACGGCGCGTCATTACATCCTTGCAACCACAATTACGGATTCTTCTTCAGGAGCACCGCGTCGGCGATGCCGTTCCACGAGCCGAGCAGCGCACCCGAGGTCCAGCCCGCGGCGATGGCGTTTCCGGAAGGGTCCACGCAGACCGCCATGGCTTCCTCCTCGAGTCCGGTCCCTGCTTGTCGCAACGTCGAGGTCCGACTCCCATCGGCGTTCCACTTCCAGAGGAAGAAGTCCGCTCCTCCGCCGTAGCTGGGGAAGCTGTTGAGCGGACCGCCCACATGGCCCGCGACCCAGATGTGGTTCGTCTGCGGATCCACCGCCACGGCCCGGACTTCGTCATCACCCCAGGTCCCCACCAGCTCCAGCCAGATAGGGGAGAAGTCCGTCGCGCTGAGCTTGGCGACAAAGCCGTCACGGCCCCCGGCGCTCTGCTTTCCTGGCACGTCGCCTTCGGCGAAGCCGCCAATCACCAGCGCTCCAGAGGGGTCTCGCGCAAGGGATGACACGGAGGTGATGCCAAGGCCGCCCAGGTACGCATGGGCAAGCTGCTGGGTGCCATCCGGGCTGTACTTCCCGATGAACCCCGCGATGGGCTGGCCGTTGGCGGAATGACGGGTCTCTCCCGCGACGAAGATGTTCCCCTGGGCATCGAGCGCGATGCCCGTAGGACCGAGGCTGAAGCTCGTGTTGCCGAAGTGGACGCGCTTCCACAGGATCTCGCCCGTCTCACCGCTCAGCTTCGCGATGAGGATGAGCGCCCCATCCGGAAGCCCGCCGCCCGTTTCGTAGCCCCACGTCCCACCCGCCACATAGACGTCGCCCGCGGCGTCGACCGTCACTGCGCGCAGGTCCGTGAATCGAGAGGTATCCACGCGCCGGGTCCAGCCACGGTTGCCGGCCGTGTCGTACTGCGCCACGAAGCCAGCAGGCACGATCAAGTCAGCCGACGCTCCGGGCAAGGGTCCCGTGGTCAGTCCCACCATGTAGAGATAGTGCTGGGTGGGCGCGAAGGGGGGCGTGCCGGAGTAGGCAAGGGCGTAGGCAATGTCGTCCTCAGGTCCACCCAGCTGGCGTGTCCAGCCATTACCGCCCGTCGAGGAGTATTGCTTCAGGATGGCATCCATCCTGCCCTGATTGGTGAACCCAAAGCTGCCCCGCGAGTAGCCTGCTGCGTAGACATTGCCTGCATTGTCGGTGACAACCGCGTTGTACTGGTCGGCTTCACTCGTGCCTCGCTGCCGCTGCCATTCTCCAGAGGGCGTCGACCCCACGCCGCAAT
This DNA window, taken from Corallococcus coralloides DSM 2259, encodes the following:
- a CDS encoding DUF3332 domain-containing protein, whose protein sequence is MKFRPSRWLGVLCAGVLMMHATGCFGSFKLTTKIWQFNKGISGNKFVQWLVFLVFIVVPVYEIGTLVDALVVNSIEFWTGGNPVSSVEGEDSNTRIVKLSPTDTLKMSRDVESGVMRLELQREGQEPVVRYFEPLEDGMVARDEAGALLIRAQGQADGAVKVTNATGSTVTVHARDAVDAARQLFLDGGAPALAQFATHQGQLSQGMATLDTCTP
- a CDS encoding sigma 54-interacting transcriptional regulator codes for the protein MPSVPPAPIPTHTVVAERAQAERLSAQRFHLVLLDTERAGTVYPLATEDLRVGKSTDNDVVIDHPTVSRNHLVVRRQGDRFLVQDLGSTNGTFLDGAQVREAYLRPGALLEVGDVRLRFSPQMAPVQVEPTAEDRLGDLVGRSLPMRQIFALLQRIAPTDSTVLLVGETGSGKGAGAKAIHKLSPRAAGPLVVFDCASVSDSLIESELFGHEKGAFTGAVGQRIGCLERAHGGTLFLDEIDDLALDLQPKLLRAIEDREFRRLGSSSPISFDARIVVASKKDLWAETQAGRFREDLYFRLSVFTVSLPPLRDRKEDIPLLVEAFAGEGLWPRLPEKIQEQFLGHTWPGNVRELRNALERARHMVDIPGLAGENLLREFTRDVPAPAGDFLPVEFTGPFKVCKDELVRAFEREYLTRLLGRARGNIARAAREAELDRKHLYSLLHKYGLVQSEPD